One part of the Marichromatium purpuratum 984 genome encodes these proteins:
- a CDS encoding glycosyltransferase, with product MERVLCFDGGPATTGLTVRDDCLVESLRLLLSNTAYATGIRLYLPGFSRGMSEREQRAFCRELSSRVGLDLARDDRIEIHPQVSNGLSDILSTLPASVSEVMVVGAGFLVPPGWDTRLRSIAKDDALIGCISPLCMGVPPLDDGAGLSARGSSSTGAVDAAAMTAWLDNDRLVAALGATQHLQLPILFPQCCYLTAQGLSALRAADRDLDPVVCLERAGLVSLVALNLLTAKQRGLGESSALSAYIESASKFSRLLGWLRTRLDEGHAPAIDSAAVRSSQPVQLHIAHSWGGGLGHWVDDFIAGDSSRVNLVLKSIGSWGEFGQRLELYSSYSAMPPLRVWSLTTPITETALANLDYRAVLREILSEYQVQGVIVSSLIGHSLDVFRTGLPTLLVAHDHYPFCIALYSRFNDVCARCDGERLRACMKDNPGHQFFTSRAPEDWEALRAAFVGVLQDNPVTLVTPVRSVLERWRTQMPQLESLPAHVIPHGLGLSPSPSLAGEDTGRLRVVIPGKLSEAKGLRLLEQVLPRLARFADIYLIGCGVSGHVFSGIPGVHLVEHYARGEIQSELSALRPHVGLLCSLVPETFSYTLGELQHYGIPVVATRVGSFVDRIDHGETGFLCDLDAGSVVELMRALDGDREGLSRVRGRLEETPPRTLDGMVADYHRLLPVAPVARGQALFEAGPRQLAKEAIYINPQSTYKMAAYAFFKYSLIKVTSSPRLPSWLRSGLGKTLRLLKRLKGSCER from the coding sequence GTGGAACGCGTGCTTTGCTTTGATGGGGGCCCTGCGACAACAGGCTTGACGGTGCGGGATGACTGTCTGGTCGAGAGCCTGCGCCTGCTGTTGTCGAATACTGCCTACGCCACCGGGATTCGACTCTATCTGCCTGGGTTTAGCCGGGGGATGAGCGAGCGGGAACAGCGGGCATTTTGCCGCGAGCTTTCCAGCCGGGTTGGCCTGGATCTCGCGCGCGATGATCGCATCGAGATCCACCCGCAGGTCAGCAACGGTCTCTCCGACATCCTGAGCACGCTGCCGGCCTCGGTCAGCGAGGTGATGGTTGTCGGCGCCGGTTTCCTGGTGCCGCCCGGGTGGGATACGCGGCTGCGTTCCATCGCCAAGGACGACGCCCTGATCGGCTGCATTTCTCCGCTTTGCATGGGGGTGCCGCCCCTCGATGACGGCGCTGGTCTCTCTGCGCGTGGATCGAGTTCAACGGGCGCGGTCGATGCGGCCGCCATGACCGCGTGGCTGGACAACGACCGGCTGGTTGCGGCGCTCGGCGCAACGCAACACCTACAGCTTCCCATCCTGTTCCCCCAGTGCTGCTACTTGACCGCGCAAGGGCTGTCCGCTCTACGGGCGGCAGACAGGGACCTGGACCCGGTCGTTTGTCTCGAGCGCGCCGGTCTCGTCAGTTTGGTCGCGCTGAATTTGCTGACTGCCAAACAGCGAGGCCTGGGTGAGTCAAGCGCGCTCTCGGCCTACATCGAGTCTGCGTCGAAATTCAGCAGGCTGCTCGGATGGCTGCGCACCAGGCTTGACGAGGGGCATGCGCCAGCCATCGATTCCGCAGCAGTCCGTTCATCGCAGCCGGTTCAGCTGCATATCGCTCATAGCTGGGGGGGCGGGCTCGGTCACTGGGTGGATGATTTCATCGCCGGTGATTCGAGTCGCGTCAACCTGGTCTTGAAGTCGATCGGGTCCTGGGGTGAGTTCGGGCAGCGTCTCGAGCTTTACAGCAGCTACAGTGCGATGCCGCCGCTCCGTGTCTGGTCACTGACCACGCCAATCACGGAGACGGCACTGGCCAACCTGGATTATCGCGCCGTCCTGCGCGAGATCCTCTCGGAGTATCAGGTCCAGGGCGTTATCGTCTCTTCGCTGATCGGTCACTCGCTCGATGTCTTTCGCACGGGCCTCCCGACCTTGCTGGTTGCTCATGACCATTATCCTTTCTGTATCGCGCTGTATTCCCGGTTCAACGATGTCTGCGCCCGCTGCGATGGCGAAAGGCTTCGGGCGTGCATGAAGGATAATCCTGGTCATCAATTCTTTACCAGTCGTGCCCCGGAGGACTGGGAGGCGTTGCGCGCAGCCTTTGTCGGGGTCTTGCAGGACAACCCCGTCACGCTGGTCACGCCTGTCCGTTCCGTGCTCGAGCGATGGCGTACCCAGATGCCTCAGCTCGAGTCCCTGCCTGCCCATGTCATTCCGCACGGCTTGGGGTTGTCGCCCAGCCCATCACTCGCGGGAGAGGATACGGGGCGGTTGCGTGTTGTGATTCCGGGAAAACTGAGTGAGGCGAAGGGCTTGAGGCTGCTCGAGCAGGTCCTGCCGCGTCTGGCTCGGTTCGCCGACATCTATCTGATCGGCTGTGGTGTCAGCGGCCATGTGTTCTCGGGCATTCCCGGCGTTCATCTCGTCGAGCACTATGCCCGGGGAGAGATTCAGTCCGAGCTTTCTGCCTTGCGCCCGCATGTCGGCTTGCTCTGTTCTCTGGTCCCGGAAACCTTTTCCTACACGCTTGGCGAGCTGCAGCACTATGGCATACCTGTGGTTGCCACCCGAGTGGGGAGTTTTGTCGATCGCATCGATCATGGTGAAACCGGTTTTCTGTGTGACCTGGATGCCGGGTCGGTTGTCGAACTGATGCGCGCTCTCGATGGCGACAGGGAGGGTCTCTCCAGGGTGCGTGGCCGGCTCGAAGAGACTCCGCCGCGTACCCTGGACGGGATGGTGGCGGATTACCACAGGCTCCTTCCGGTGGCGCCGGTGGCAAGAGGACAGGCCCTGTTCGAGGCGGGGCCCAGACAACTGGCCAAAGAAGCCATCTACATCAACCCTCAGTCGACCTATAAAATGGCCGCCTATGCCTTTTTCAAGTATTCGCTCATCAAGGTCACGAGCAGCCCGAGACTCCCGTCGTGGTTGAGGAGTGGGCTCGGGAAGACCTTGCGGCTCTTGAAAAGGCTCAAGGGCTCGTGTGAGCGTTGA
- a CDS encoding acyltransferase family protein — protein MEREKRPSKGSGCHPAYRPDIDGLRAVAVLFVVLFHAFPSHLRGGFVGVDVFFVISGFLISSIIFKSVDAGAFSLSDFYGRRVKRIFPALFLVLLSSYLFGWYFLLENEYEQLGKHIASGAAFISNIVLFTESGYFDSAAELKPLLHLWSLGVEEQFYIFWPLLVMLAWKRGLSLVWLIAGVFVVSFSLGIVTTKNNEEAAFYLPLTRFWELLAGSLLAWLKLYAEPVSNAVEPGKGKAFLNKANVFSLVGVLFLIVAVTQINERSEFPGYWALFPVLGAVLIIAAGPQAWVNEKVLSSRLFVWVGLISYPLYLWHWPILSFGYILEDGSPAVATRLLGVAGAFLLAWLTYQFVEKRVRSRVAGKKVLVLVFAMSGMGLVGLATYLGDGFGFRLNSNLAMDEQAIKQEREQYWSEISGSGFRDDATNILIFGDSQAFDIYKALANDDRFGLKIYQTSFECAAFMMPKWGAEKNADSCRQNFATMISSQEIKDAEIFVYAAHWQMAGEPEDAEAFYRQAVTEIKALNPEIKIVFFGPKPLIGETWLSINAITKDQRSLPLMNASLNEKRWLRPEETDYARSMAGRLGVDFIDTEGVFCAGGCPFYENNKFSYFDQLHWTEFGASLFMTKLKARGEFQSLVQ, from the coding sequence ATGGAAAGAGAAAAGCGTCCAAGTAAAGGTTCTGGCTGTCATCCCGCATATCGTCCAGATATCGACGGGCTCCGCGCTGTCGCCGTTCTTTTTGTCGTTCTTTTTCACGCCTTTCCCAGCCATTTGAGGGGTGGCTTCGTTGGCGTTGACGTTTTCTTTGTGATATCCGGCTTTCTTATCTCCTCGATCATATTCAAGAGCGTTGATGCCGGTGCTTTCAGTCTGTCCGATTTCTATGGCAGACGGGTGAAGCGGATTTTTCCGGCACTTTTCCTGGTGCTGCTCTCGAGTTACCTCTTTGGCTGGTATTTTTTGCTGGAGAACGAGTACGAGCAGCTGGGCAAGCATATTGCCTCTGGTGCTGCCTTCATATCCAATATCGTTCTGTTTACGGAGTCGGGATATTTCGATAGCGCCGCCGAACTAAAGCCCTTGCTGCACTTGTGGAGCCTGGGTGTCGAGGAGCAGTTCTATATCTTCTGGCCCCTGCTGGTCATGCTGGCATGGAAAAGGGGGCTAAGCCTTGTCTGGCTGATCGCGGGTGTCTTCGTCGTGTCTTTCTCTCTCGGTATCGTCACGACAAAAAACAACGAGGAAGCCGCTTTTTACCTTCCGCTGACCCGCTTCTGGGAGCTGCTTGCGGGGAGTCTGCTGGCCTGGCTGAAACTGTATGCCGAGCCGGTCAGCAATGCCGTCGAGCCGGGCAAGGGCAAGGCATTTCTAAACAAGGCCAATGTTTTTTCCTTGGTTGGCGTGCTGTTTCTGATCGTTGCCGTCACACAAATCAACGAACGATCCGAGTTTCCGGGTTATTGGGCCTTGTTCCCTGTGCTTGGCGCCGTCTTGATAATCGCTGCCGGGCCTCAGGCATGGGTCAACGAGAAAGTGCTTTCAAGCCGGCTCTTCGTGTGGGTCGGCCTGATCAGCTATCCGCTTTATCTGTGGCATTGGCCCATCCTTTCCTTCGGTTACATCCTCGAGGACGGCTCGCCTGCCGTGGCGACCCGGCTGCTCGGTGTCGCCGGGGCCTTCCTGTTGGCATGGTTGACCTACCAGTTCGTCGAGAAAAGGGTTCGCTCCAGGGTCGCTGGAAAGAAGGTCCTGGTGCTGGTGTTCGCCATGTCGGGCATGGGTCTGGTTGGGCTTGCCACCTACCTGGGTGACGGGTTTGGATTCAGGCTGAACTCCAATCTTGCGATGGATGAGCAGGCGATAAAACAGGAGCGTGAACAGTATTGGTCGGAGATTTCGGGCAGCGGTTTCCGTGACGATGCGACGAATATACTGATCTTCGGCGATAGTCAGGCATTCGATATCTACAAGGCATTGGCGAACGACGATCGTTTTGGTCTGAAGATCTATCAGACCAGCTTTGAGTGCGCCGCCTTCATGATGCCGAAGTGGGGCGCTGAAAAGAACGCGGATTCGTGTCGTCAGAACTTTGCGACGATGATCTCCTCGCAGGAGATAAAGGACGCTGAAATCTTTGTCTATGCCGCTCACTGGCAAATGGCCGGCGAGCCGGAAGATGCGGAAGCATTCTATCGCCAGGCCGTCACGGAAATAAAGGCTCTGAATCCTGAGATAAAGATTGTCTTTTTCGGTCCGAAGCCATTGATCGGGGAGACGTGGCTATCCATCAATGCGATCACCAAGGATCAAAGATCCTTGCCCTTGATGAACGCATCGCTCAACGAGAAGAGATGGTTGAGACCGGAAGAAACCGATTATGCAAGGAGCATGGCGGGTCGTCTGGGTGTCGACTTCATCGATACCGAAGGGGTTTTCTGCGCTGGCGGATGCCCGTTCTATGAAAACAACAAGTTTTCGTATTTTGACCAACTGCACTGGACTGAGTTTGGCGCTTCGCTGTTCATGACCAAGCTCAAGGCCCGCGGCGAGTTCCAGTCTCTTGTCCAGTAA
- the purE gene encoding 5-(carboxyamino)imidazole ribonucleotide mutase, whose translation MSQVQERARARVGIIMGSDSDLPVMQEAANSLAGLGIPYEMTIVSAHRTPRRLYEYAEQAAARGLQVIIAGAGGAAHLPGMAASLTPLPVIGVPVKTSTLSGEDSLLSIVQMPAGVPVATVAINGAKNAGLLAAQILGASDPEIRERVAQYKRDLEQLVMDKVAQLEAGA comes from the coding sequence ATGAGCCAGGTTCAGGAACGCGCGCGCGCGCGAGTCGGCATCATCATGGGCAGCGATTCGGACCTGCCGGTGATGCAGGAGGCGGCCAACAGCCTGGCCGGTCTCGGCATCCCCTACGAGATGACCATCGTCTCGGCCCACCGCACCCCGCGTCGGCTCTACGAGTACGCCGAGCAGGCCGCCGCGCGCGGGCTGCAGGTGATCATCGCCGGCGCCGGCGGTGCGGCGCACCTGCCGGGCATGGCCGCCTCGCTGACGCCGTTGCCGGTGATCGGGGTGCCGGTGAAGACCTCGACCCTGTCAGGCGAGGACTCGCTGCTGTCGATCGTGCAGATGCCCGCCGGGGTGCCGGTGGCGACGGTGGCGATCAACGGGGCGAAGAACGCAGGGCTGCTCGCGGCGCAGATCCTCGGCGCGTCCGACCCCGAGATCCGCGAGCGGGTGGCGCAGTACAAGCGCGACCTGGAGCAGCTGGTGATGGACAAGGTCGCCCAGCTCGAGGCCGGCGCCTGA
- the purK gene encoding 5-(carboxyamino)imidazole ribonucleotide synthase, translated as MDRFSLPIARIGIIGGGQLGRMMAKAAKRIGCTCVVLDPQPGSPAAQIAGQQIVGHYHDPAKLRELADACDVLTFDIEDIGTETLVELEQEGHAIYPAPGVLALIQDKLTQKQALEAAGIPTAPFVPMPEPTPEAFAAFGYPLVQKARRGGYDGRGVSIIKRPEDFDRHLPVPSLVERFVPARKEVAVLVARGRDGDCRCYPPVEMCFRAGENVLDMLLAPAAIDDSEAEAARALAVRTVEALGGVGVFGVEMFLAEDGSLLVNEVAPRTHNSGHHTIEACVTDQFEQHLRAVVGLPLGSTDQLVPAAMINLLGAPGYRGRPVIRGMAEALAIPGVCVHLYGKATTSPFRKMGHVTVLDTDIEQAREKALRVRELIEITGEEQA; from the coding sequence ATGGATCGATTTTCCTTACCCATTGCCCGTATCGGCATCATCGGTGGTGGCCAGCTCGGCCGCATGATGGCCAAGGCCGCCAAGCGGATCGGCTGCACCTGCGTGGTGCTCGATCCGCAGCCGGGTTCGCCCGCGGCGCAGATCGCCGGTCAGCAGATCGTCGGTCACTATCATGACCCGGCCAAGCTGCGCGAGCTGGCCGATGCCTGCGACGTGCTCACCTTCGACATCGAGGACATCGGCACCGAGACCCTGGTCGAGCTCGAGCAGGAGGGGCATGCGATCTATCCGGCGCCGGGGGTGCTGGCGCTGATCCAGGACAAGCTCACCCAGAAGCAGGCGCTGGAGGCGGCGGGGATTCCCACCGCGCCCTTCGTGCCGATGCCCGAGCCCACGCCCGAGGCCTTCGCCGCTTTCGGCTATCCGCTGGTGCAGAAGGCGCGACGCGGTGGTTACGACGGGCGCGGGGTGTCGATCATCAAGCGTCCGGAGGACTTCGACCGTCACCTGCCGGTGCCCTCGCTGGTCGAGCGCTTCGTGCCGGCGCGCAAGGAGGTCGCGGTGCTGGTGGCGCGTGGGCGCGACGGCGACTGCCGCTGTTATCCGCCGGTGGAGATGTGCTTCCGCGCCGGCGAGAACGTGCTCGACATGCTGCTCGCCCCGGCGGCGATCGATGACAGCGAGGCCGAGGCGGCGCGCGCCCTGGCGGTGCGCACGGTCGAGGCGCTCGGTGGCGTCGGGGTGTTCGGTGTCGAGATGTTCCTCGCCGAGGACGGCTCGCTGCTGGTCAACGAGGTGGCGCCGCGCACCCACAACTCCGGTCATCACACCATCGAGGCCTGTGTCACCGACCAGTTCGAGCAGCATCTGCGCGCGGTGGTGGGGCTGCCGCTCGGCTCGACCGACCAGCTGGTGCCGGCGGCGATGATCAATCTGCTCGGCGCGCCCGGCTATCGTGGCCGGCCGGTGATCCGGGGGATGGCCGAGGCCCTGGCCATCCCGGGCGTGTGCGTGCACCTCTACGGCAAGGCCACCACCTCGCCGTTTCGCAAGATGGGCCATGTCACCGTGCTCGATACCGACATCGAACAGGCGCGCGAGAAGGCGCTGCGGGTACGCGAGCTGATCGAGATCACCGGGGAGGAGCAGGCATGA
- a CDS encoding peptidylprolyl isomerase yields the protein MGTTRTNRPAPWAGLLGGLALALALALGATPATAAVEALDAIVAVVNDDVIVQSEVEREIELVLPQMQRAGTAAPPRPQLEKQVLDRLILKRLQRQQARALGIEVDEATLNEALGDIAARNGLTIAELQATLETGGIDFADFRADTRDQILTSRLQNQEVVSKIRITDQEIDRFLERESSLLIERERVRLQHILIALPEQPDAEQVARAERKAKQLVVKLRGGADFAALAARDSDGRNALQGGDLGWFEIGATPTLVADLALTLNEGEISDPIRSSSGYHIIKLSQIEGAKPGNLQQTHVRHILIRTNELVSDADAKRRLSVLRQRILGGDDFALLARANSDDTGSALRGGDLGWVNPGDTVPAFEEVMDKLGPEQLSAPFQSPFGWHLVQVLERRTQDSAEGAMRIKAREALQQRKAEEAIEQWLRQLRDEAYIEIRLDDLEP from the coding sequence ATGGGTACCACACGGACTAACCGGCCCGCCCCCTGGGCCGGCCTGCTCGGCGGCCTCGCGCTCGCCCTGGCGCTCGCGCTCGGCGCGACGCCCGCCACCGCCGCGGTCGAGGCGCTCGACGCCATCGTCGCCGTGGTCAACGACGACGTCATCGTGCAGAGCGAGGTCGAGCGCGAGATCGAACTGGTGCTGCCGCAGATGCAGCGCGCCGGCACCGCCGCGCCGCCGCGCCCGCAGCTCGAGAAACAGGTGCTCGATCGCCTGATCCTCAAGCGGCTGCAGCGCCAGCAGGCCCGCGCGCTCGGCATCGAGGTCGACGAGGCCACCCTCAACGAGGCGCTCGGCGACATCGCCGCGCGCAACGGTCTCACCATCGCCGAGCTGCAGGCCACGCTCGAGACCGGCGGCATCGACTTCGCCGACTTCCGCGCCGACACCCGCGACCAGATCCTCACCAGCCGACTGCAGAACCAGGAGGTGGTGAGCAAGATCCGCATCACCGACCAGGAGATCGACCGCTTCCTCGAGCGCGAGTCGAGCCTGCTGATCGAGCGCGAGCGGGTGCGTCTCCAACACATCCTCATCGCCCTGCCCGAGCAGCCCGACGCCGAGCAGGTCGCACGGGCCGAACGCAAGGCCAAGCAACTGGTGGTCAAGCTACGCGGCGGCGCCGACTTCGCGGCACTCGCGGCACGCGACTCCGACGGGCGCAACGCGCTGCAGGGCGGCGACCTCGGCTGGTTCGAGATCGGCGCCACCCCGACCCTGGTCGCCGACCTGGCGCTGACGCTCAACGAGGGCGAGATCAGCGACCCGATCCGCAGCTCCAGCGGCTATCACATCATCAAGCTCAGCCAGATCGAGGGCGCCAAGCCGGGCAACCTGCAGCAGACCCATGTGCGCCACATCCTCATCCGCACCAACGAGCTGGTCTCCGACGCCGACGCCAAGCGCCGTCTCTCGGTGCTGCGCCAGCGCATCCTCGGCGGCGACGACTTCGCCCTGCTCGCCCGCGCCAACTCCGACGACACCGGCTCGGCGCTGCGCGGCGGCGACCTCGGCTGGGTCAATCCCGGCGACACCGTGCCGGCCTTCGAGGAGGTGATGGACAAGCTCGGGCCGGAGCAGCTCAGCGCCCCCTTCCAGAGCCCCTTCGGTTGGCATCTGGTGCAGGTGCTGGAGCGCCGTACCCAGGACTCGGCCGAGGGTGCGATGCGCATCAAGGCACGTGAGGCGCTGCAACAGCGCAAGGCCGAGGAGGCGATCGAGCAGTGGCTGCGCCAGCTGCGCGACGAGGCCTATATCGAGATCAGGCTCGACGACCTCGAGCCCTGA